ATTGTCAGGTATTAATAGATGAACTGTCAGATATTAATAGCTTGGTTGTCAGGTGTTAATACATTGGAACTCATCTATTAATACTTGAATTGGTACATCTATAGATTCAACAGATTGCATCTATATACTCACCGTATTGCATCTATATATTCAGCACGATGGCTATATATGTCCAGCAATCGGTATAAATAAATTCAAAAGGTGAAAGCGATAATGGAAGACTTCACCTGGTTTTTTCCTACGCTTTCACCCGCTATCTACTTATTCATCGATGTTTCAGTTATAAGGTGAAACGGGTGAAACTTATGAATCAAAAGTTCATGGTATACTTATGCAAATCAGTAATTGAGAACAAAATCTCATCCATTTCCGTGCGGAATTGAACTGAGCCCTCACCTTTTCATATCAAATGAGAAACGGAGTTGCTCAAAACATAAACGCCTGCTTCTTAATGAAAAAATGGGAATCGCTGTCATTAACGACTAATCCCCATTCTTCATATGAAAATCAAAGTTATCCTTTACAGTAAGATCTAAAACCTGCTTTATTTAGTAGCAGCAAACTGAATCTAAAGTTTCAAACTGCATGTTTTTTAACGTGTCGGAAAAACAAAGTCAAACAAGAGGCTGTCTAAAAAGTCGGTTCTATCCTCATTCTCCTCCTTCAGGAAGCTACCCTTTTACACATCTATTTTTTTAAGAAATAGGCACATAAAGAGTTAAATTAATTAAGGCTATTCATGGTAAGCATAGTCATTATTTAATCCTTTTTTTTCCTAATAACACCTTTAAATATTCCAATTTGTAAGGATTTAAAGATGTGTATAAAGGGTAGCTTCCCGAAAGAGGGGAATTAGAGTTACTGACGACTTTTTAAACCGCCTTTACATTTTACTTTTTGAAAGAAAAGCTACTACTGCAGAAGCTTCTTCATTGGTGAAATACTGCACCGGTGTTATTGGCTGATACGTGTAAGGTACAAATTGAAATAGCTGTACAGCAGCAAACTTCTTATCAGCAGAGAGCATCACATCCATACGTATATTTCCACTAGCCTCGCTTTTTATTTTCAAATCAGTAGAGAATGAACCCGAATTCACAAAATTCATTAAAGTATCCACATGCTTCAAATCAAAAAATACACTATGTTCTTTAGCCACGCTTTTTGTTGGCAAATAAATAACTTCCTTTGATTTCCAGAAAAGACGGAAAATCCCCATAAGGAACAAACCTGCTCCCAAAACCATTAAAGCCATACTGGCCGTAGAAGACTTGTCATCCAATTCGAAAATTGAAGCAAAAGCTAAAATACCAATCAATAACATTATAGAAGAAATTAAAACTCCAGAAACACTTGTACGTTTAGCGATATCGGGATGTGTAGATGCAAATATAGTAGCATCAATCGTTTGAGTAGTTGCCATAATATTTAATATTAAATTTATTAGTAAAAATATAAACATAAAAGATAAGTGCAATCACCAGTACACAGAAGGTACCAGCAACCACTAAATAAACAGTACCAATAAATTTACTACTAAATAATTATACGCCTCAAAGTGTATACATAGTACGCACTTGATGGTTGGCAATAATAGGAAGTTGTTGTATCATAAATCCGTCCCCAATGCTGTGATAGTGAACTCTCACGATCAGCACAACATTGTAGCACATTCTTTAAAGAAAAGAAATATTCTCCAAGCTGTACACGTTGAATACGCGACACTGACATTTGATGACTCTGCAAATTATTCAATTCAGCCACAGGCTTACCCGGAAGCCCCGGTGTACAGATCTCTCCATGCTGCCCAATGATATATGTAATATCACGCCCCTGCTTATCCACCGTTTTTTCGGTAGAAACATTGCTTGCTATGCTATGAAAAGCAACTGTCAGCAACAGAAACAATATTACCTTTACAAATTTTGCCATATTCATCTGCAAATATAACAGATTCTCATTATGAAAAGTTCAATTAGGATATATTTCAGTAATCATTCTATTTTCCGCCACGACAATTTTATCGGCTGTTTTTCAGCCGATAAAATAAAAATGCCCGCAAGAAAATATTTTTGTTTTAACATTCCGGTTTATAAAAACATGGTAGAAGAGTCTTCTTGTCGCAGTCCTTACCATGAAGAATACATTCGAACAGGTGCTTCAGGTAATCCTGAGGGTCTATGCCATTAAGCTTACAGCTTTCTATCAGAGAGAAGATGAATGCCGAGTTTTCTGCCGCATCCTCACTGCCTATGTTCATACAGTTCTTGAGCAACAGCTTTACCGGTTTCATCCTTTGTTCACAGAGGTTGTTCGATATTTCCGCTGCACCGTCCTTGAGGATATTTCTCAGGGACTTCCACTGGTTTAACGTATAATTGACAGCCTTTCTCATCAGTTCGTTAGCCATAACCTTCGCATCCTGCATCATCATGACCACCTTATGATGGATACTTTCAAGGATCGGTCCTGTAAGCTTCCGTCTTTTCCCCTTTATCTGCTCACCGCTGAGCTTCATGGTGCGGAACAGATCTTCATTCATGAACATATCGCCGATGGAGTCTATTATCTCCATCGCTGTCCTGTCCGAAGGCAAGGCGTCAACCCACAACCTTCTGCAGTGCGTCCGGCATCCTATATGAAGCACCTTTGAGTCTTCTCCATCAAACATTCTGTAAACCGTATATCCGTCAGTGGAAAGGGTCCCCATAAAATGTTCCAGGAACGACTTCGCCACATCGGATGACCTGCTGCCGTTGTTATAGTGGTAATAGACCATCTTCATATGCTTTGCAAAGAATGCCCATAAGTACTTTCTCCTGTAAGCCTTGCCTTCCTTTGTTTCGACGCCTACAAGTTCGGTCGTCTCATCAACCATAAGATATTCAGCCTGCTGTACAAACCCCTTGAATACCTCTCCGATAAAACCCTTGAGTTTGGCGATTCCGTTATGGATATAGCTGTTCAGTGTGGTATTGCTTATGTGGATGCCCTCTCTGGCAAGCAGTCTTATCTGCCTGTTCTCCGGCATGCTGAAGTCGTATTTCAGACAGAGCAGACGGGCAAGCAGTTCAGGAGAGAAGATGCCTCCAAGGTCTTTCAGCGGATGTTCCATCGTGTTCGCGAAAGTGCCGTCCGCAAGCTTCACCCTTGCCACCTTGTAGACATGCTCCACGTTATGAGCCCTTACATGTTCTATAACCCTGTATTCCCACACATCAGGCATACCGTTGCGGTTCATGAACCGTCCTCCTTCGGGAAGCGTGTAATACTCGTCCACTTCATGTACTACTACTTTGTCAACTTTCAATTTGGTTTTCACGGCACGTGGTGCAGTTTCCTTTCTTCTTGAAGGTTGGCTGTCCTGTGCAGGTGTGCTACCAGAAGTGGTACTGCTGCCGGTTTCGTTACCGTCAGCCTTATCGTTGTCATCATCCTTTCTGTCAGAACCGTCATATTCGGACTTATGCAGTGCAGACTTGTCAAGGTTACGGTTGTTCAGCAGTTTTCTTTGCTCGGATGTACGACCGAAACGGTGTTTCCTGTTGTCCTCAAGCTGAAGCCTGAGATTGGAAATCTCGTTTGCCAGCATCCTGTTCACCTCGTCTTTCGCTTCAAGCTGCTTTCTCATAAGCTCCATTTCTTTTCGATAGTTCTCGACTGTTACGGATAATTCATTGATTGTATCAACCAGAGCCTTGGAGTTCTCCTTATTGGATTCTTCAATGGCCTTAAACCTCGCAATCAGTTCGTTTACCTGTTTGCGAAGCCCTGCCTTTTCCTCATTCGCCAGACCCAACTGGCAGCAAAGTAACTCGTATGCCCTTTCATCAATCATGATATAAAGGTACGAAAAATCAGGCAGTTACGCAAACTTTTTATCGTTTATTTTTATATCATTTTACTGATAATCAATATATTAATATTAATCTTTTGAACTAACGTACATCTTGTCAACTACAATACTTTCCGTAAGATAGACCATGTCTGACCATTGTATCCGGTAGCATTTGGAGACCTCATCAAATACCGGTTTCTTGAACTTTCCCATGACAGGACGTTTCTCGTAAAGCACATAAAAACCGCGTTCATAATGAAGTATCTTCACAACCTTCCGGTTACGGGACATGAACATATAGACGTTGGAGGCATCGCTCGGGTCAAGTGACATCTCTTCCCTTATACTCTCACATAATCGGAAAATACCTTTCCGCAGATCAACATTACCGTTGAACAGGTAATAGTTCAGGTTAGCACTCAGTCCCAGCATGTCATCCTATCATTTTATTAAGCAACAAGCTCAAATCAAGAACTGTGGTGTTTCTCAGGAACAGCGTTGCGCCTGATGCCAATTCCTGACTTTATCATTGCGTCACCCAAATCATAACTCTAACCAATCATCAGTATCAATGAGGTACGCTATAGCTCTCTCCTCCTCTGTGAGGCAGAGAGTTTTTGTTATAGTGTCTTTATTCTCCGGACGTGCAATCTCAATAGTAACTATAGTCTCGGCTATCTTGAGTGTTTCATCTACAGAGTATGGACACCCAGACAATTTTAATAGCCTTTCAAGTTCCTTGTATACTTTCAAAGCAACGAAACATATACAAACATGAGCC
The Bacteroides caecimuris DNA segment above includes these coding regions:
- the tnpB gene encoding IS66 family insertion sequence element accessory protein TnpB (TnpB, as the term is used for proteins encoded by IS66 family insertion elements, is considered an accessory protein, since TnpC, encoded by a neighboring gene, is a DDE family transposase.) → MLGLSANLNYYLFNGNVDLRKGIFRLCESIREEMSLDPSDASNVYMFMSRNRKVVKILHYERGFYVLYEKRPVMGKFKKPVFDEVSKCYRIQWSDMVYLTESIVVDKMYVSSKD
- the tnpC gene encoding IS66 family transposase; protein product: MIDERAYELLCCQLGLANEEKAGLRKQVNELIARFKAIEESNKENSKALVDTINELSVTVENYRKEMELMRKQLEAKDEVNRMLANEISNLRLQLEDNRKHRFGRTSEQRKLLNNRNLDKSALHKSEYDGSDRKDDDNDKADGNETGSSTTSGSTPAQDSQPSRRKETAPRAVKTKLKVDKVVVHEVDEYYTLPEGGRFMNRNGMPDVWEYRVIEHVRAHNVEHVYKVARVKLADGTFANTMEHPLKDLGGIFSPELLARLLCLKYDFSMPENRQIRLLAREGIHISNTTLNSYIHNGIAKLKGFIGEVFKGFVQQAEYLMVDETTELVGVETKEGKAYRRKYLWAFFAKHMKMVYYHYNNGSRSSDVAKSFLEHFMGTLSTDGYTVYRMFDGEDSKVLHIGCRTHCRRLWVDALPSDRTAMEIIDSIGDMFMNEDLFRTMKLSGEQIKGKRRKLTGPILESIHHKVVMMMQDAKVMANELMRKAVNYTLNQWKSLRNILKDGAAEISNNLCEQRMKPVKLLLKNCMNIGSEDAAENSAFIFSLIESCKLNGIDPQDYLKHLFECILHGKDCDKKTLLPCFYKPEC